Genomic DNA from Manihot esculenta cultivar AM560-2 chromosome 15, M.esculenta_v8, whole genome shotgun sequence:
TTGGAGGGGTTTTGTAGGACTATAATAGTGTGCTTTTATTTACCTTCTCATGTCCTATTTGTTCTTATGACTCTAACTATGTTGAGTTTTTTGCCATCGAAAAAGCTCTCATTATTCTCTCAAAGAAACCAGATGTTTGGACTTCCAAGTCGGTTGTTATCATAGAGTCAGACTCAAAGATTGTTGTTTCTTGGACCTTATCTCTGGATAGCTTCCCATGGCACCTATCCAACATTCGAAATTGAATTCTTAATTTATCCAGGAGTTTCCCATCCTTTGTTATTCGACATATTCCAAGGAAGGCTAGCTAGAAAGTAAATGCTTAGATAAGAAAAGTCTCTCTCGAACAAAAGATATGATTGCTTGGTTATAGTCTTCTAAGGTTTTATACTGCTAAATTATATGTTTTGATAGGATTTCTTAGTTGACAGACGTGCTAGCCAAAGCAGGTGCTGTTATTTGTGAAGTTTTTGCTTCTTGATAGTTTTTTATAGGTGTTTTGCAATGTACAAATATTTAGCTTATTTTATCTTCCATTGTCCTTTGATTTAAGTATATCTAttgttgttttttgttttgatcTCTTcctcttgattttttttaaggTTTTGTAACTCTTTTCACTTAGCATAGAAGAGCCTAGGTAATTTCTTTATGGATTTTGAGAATAGAGGTGTGTCATACTAAATTTTTCCTAAATATATAAACAAAATCTTtccttatatataaaaaaaggaaTATTCAGCCAAACGAATTTTATTACTTTCATATTTTCAATAATCTCCCTCTCAAATGTACTCTCATATTGGTACTAAATTTGCTCCTTTTTATTACAAATCATTAAGAGCCAAACTGTACCAAATCCATCATGAACCTATTTTGGAGCTCTATTATTTGATATTGTACATTATTTTTTCTAGATCATgccttaattattatttatcaagAGTCATCACTCGATCAGTTATCAGTAATCTCCTTACTTTATCATCAGCCACCACAATATATGCTAATCTCTGTCAAACCATTAACTCTAATATCACTTATTAGAGCTTTAGGGATCTTAAAGTAGGAgagaatagtttttttttttttttttgtgaaataCACATTTATATTACTTGACACTATATCGAGCTCAAAGATTTGGATCACTTGTTTGGAATCAAGAATTTcacaaaaattcaatttaattcaattcttttctatcaattttcttatttagaataaaatgATGCATTTCTtatttaacttataaaattttcattctcaaataaaatgaaatcatgcataattttgtaagaattaatttgattcttttttacaaaataaatcataccaaacggagaagaaaagaaagaaaattaggGCATAACTTGTCTTTATTTCCATTTCTTTTCAAAGAATTGTAGAACATGTACGATTtcaagattttttatttaatttcatttgctttattttataattatataaaaatattttttttatttattggttTATATGTCAAATTCGGCTGCTATTTGACTAGAATTTCtaatttagatttaattaaCCAAAATTCTAAAGCTTAATCGAACAAAATTCAGTAGAGCTTTGGCCATCTGCTCCCATTTTTAACGGTAAACATTCAGTTGCTAACTAACAACTAACATTAACGGTTAACCGGCAATTTTCAAAATGCTCTAATTTTCTCAAAATATCTTTCCTCCTTTTATATATACAACTATTTGCAGGTCGGCATAACAACTTTATGTAAAAATGGAGACAATGAGAGAATACCATGACTAGTGAAAAAGccagtaatatatatatatacacgtaTGCACcgacaaatattaaaataaatattttaatatatttttttaaatgaaattgagaatttaacttttataaataaaataaatatttaattcaatgtaaacagaattttaattttagtcgagtgaaaataaataaatatatatatatatgtatatataaagagaaagagagaggggGGTAAAAGGGGGGGAAGACTTGTATTGGCAAGTGGTAATATGGGATTATGAAATTGAGTGAAAAACAAGAAGATCTTGATTGGAGAAGATCAATGTCCTATAATCACATGGTATTGTGTGTTGAGACATGCACATGAAGGCCCACTTTGTTAGCTCAAAAACAAACACATTTCTTCAAGGCCACTTGAGATCAAACCCCAACTTGGGAACACATAGAGAAGATGGTGTATGGTctgtatctctctctctctctctctctcaaaaacaTGTCAACTTCTTTCTCCAACGCTCTTGTCTTCTTCACATCCAACATCATTTTCTCGTCTatgtactctctctctctctctctctctctctctcgtggTCCTTTCTCTCTCTTCTCCCCCCTCCTTTAAATCTCTCTTATCACTTTCTCCAATTCTTCATATCTCTTATATCTAACACTTgtccttctctctttctctttctcttcatttctcttttatttgctCCTTTCTTGCTATATATGTTTTTTCCCCCATTTCCACTTTTGGTTTCATTACATTTTCCTTAGTTTTCCCATCAGATCATTAGCTTAGGTTCTTAACACACTCACCATTCACATATTCACTACTCATCTTCAACTCAAACTAAAGATGTCTAGCAGAAGGTCCAGGCAGTCTGCTGGTGTTCCAAGAATCACTGATGATCAGATAATTGAACTTGTCTCCAAGTTACGCCAACTTCTCCCCGAGATTCGTGATAGGCGCACCGATAAGGTaacctctttctctttctctttctcttattCTCTATGTAATGCTTAAGTTGATACACCTACAAACAATTACAGAACTAGAGTCTCGAGTTCAAACTCCAGAACCTCACGGTTCAAAGCAACGAGTGAGTAACTGAAGAATTTGAACTCGAGACTTCCCAGCTTTGTAGTAAAtgaatagtgaaaacatatatcGTTATTAGTCTAATAATTGCACTCTTTTAGAGTGTTTGAATTTGAAATATGACCCGGAAATCAAGGGATAGTTTTTTTAGTTAATGTTCTTACCATTGACTAATTAAAACTGTCTTAAAAGTAGCACAATTTTTGCAAAAGTTGGTGTAGAATAATCCTGTCTCAGCCTCAGTTTGTCAATGTGAATAGCCACAACATTGTAGAGACGGTGGAAACTTGagatttgtaataaaaatatataaatgcaTTTGCTACAAATTGTGTCCAATAATGCTTAGGATTTGACTTTGCTGTGGCAGGTATCAGCTTCCAAGGTCCTACAAGAGACCTGCAACTACATCAGGAGCTTGCACAGGGAGGTTGATGACTTGAGTGAGAGATTGTCCCAGCTTTTGGCTACAATTGATGCTGATAGTCCTGAAGCTGCCATAATAAGGAGTTTAATCATGTAATTAGACCCTTTGAAATTACTTAaccaattattatatttatatcaatagatatataaatatatatatttaaatattcttatttttaagTTGTTAGAAGAGAGTTTGATCACTAGGAGCAGATCAAACAGAGGGAGGTAGAAGCTATTTTAAGAAAAGATGCCATGTGGGTAGGCAGcaatgtaattatatatattgtatAATAAGAGGATTTGCACTAGCAAAgcctattatattatattaattatgaattaatctatttaattttggttgtcATTACACAGAGTTAAACTTTTGCTTCACTGTCCATTGACATGAAAAATTATATGATGATGTTGTTATCTCAATTTTACGAGAATACACATTAATCCGGGGCTTTTGTCGGTAAGTAGGGATCAACTTGCATAATGTCAGCATAAAAGCCTAAATCACTATATGATTCTGATTTGattgaatataattaattaattaattaacttacACTCACACTCTCCAATTTACTGTATTATATGCTTAATCTCCTCATCTTTTTGTactcacttttttttaaaaaaaaacaattaatgaAAGTTATTAAAAACTCTTAAAATTTTATCCATCCAATTGTAATGATGTTGAATCCTACGTCGGTTTAAAATATAGGGATAATACGTCTCTTATAAGTATTTTAGACGATCATTCTCTTGAGTTAGCTTTTTGACCGAATTAAATCTAGtctaaatttaatatggtatcagTCTCCCACCGATGTTGAGTCTCTCATAAATATGTCACACTCCAATTTAGTCCTAAATGTGAGAGGAGTCCCATGTGGATTTGGGATATAAGAGTAATATGCTCGTTTTAGTTGCTCCTCTCCTTTTGAGATGAGTTAAAtctagtttaaatttaataaaatatcggAAAGATTTTAAAACCCATAAAAAGGTGATAATgagaagtaaatttttttttttttaaggaataCAGAATGAAGTCAAGAAAATTTTAAGAAGAAAAGGACTAAACCATGAAATGAAATCCCGTGACTAATTAatacaaaagaaagaaatgTAGAGattgaaagagaaagagaaagagaaggtTGGTGAATGAAAATGACATTGTAGCTAAGATGAATATTGGTGGTAAAATTCGAGTGGTTACTACCACACCAATAGAGCAACAAGTGTTTCTTTATTCATGTGAAAAGAGGAGACAATAGCAATACATATTGAATTTCAACAATCATAGCCTACGTTCACCACCGATTCTTAAAGGGGGAATTGATAGAGACATGCCATCAAACTATATATatggattaatttttttttttttttgcatttagtcaaatgaattatttttttaaaatatatattatacgaCTAATTCAGATTTGCACGGAATATATCCATTAAGAAAGTAAAGTAACCCTTCCAGTTTTAAAAGTATTCCATATTTAAGGTTCGTACTCGAAatctctaattaaaaaaaaaaaaagatttcacCTCTTAGATGAGaataaatactttaaaaaaagtaaaaaaaaataaaaataaaatttatcagacaaattatgaaaaaaaaataatttttaaagtaaattatagactatttaaaatatatatgaatcGACCGATTATCGAAAGAAGGtcattgttaatttttattttttagtgaaaaaataaaattgataagaCTTTTATGTGGGTCAAAAtctaaatatgtaaaattaggtAGTTTTTAGTATGTTGTTATGAAATAAACACTTTTAATTAGATATACTAAAGTAGTTAGACATCTTGAAATAGTGTTCATTAATTGGCATAATCTAATGAATGCAAGAtttggtatttttttattaatttatttttgccttttttttcttattgtATCATGTTAATCAATTAATACcaaattattagataaaatattttttcttttgattaattagttgaaTTGTATAGTATAATGAAGGATAATTCTTTATAAATGGGATagagttaaaataatttttttatttattttccttttaaaaatatcaatttggGTTTTGAGTAATTTTTTCAATTGATTCAGCTGAAATTTgggtttaaaatcaaaattttttttaaaaaaaaaagcaaaactactaattatataaaattctatCAAATAAAGAGGATATCATCCTAAATAGAgagataattatatttaatagattttttagtcaaagtatgagcagttagaatAGAATTACGATGAactcatctaacagaaatatcagttcttaagtgatttataattattcaaaCTCAAACttttgtataaaataatttgacaaaaatactCTTTAAGTGCATGTCTAaaccctgcataagataatttgacaaatatatttttccttttttctcatcTCACAAACATAAATCATTAACATTTGTTTATAATTagtcaaagttttttttttttttgaaaatataattagtcAAAGTTGAtgttaatttttgttatttattttgaatatatatagaaaaatcacttaataagaaatttaatttattat
This window encodes:
- the LOC110601408 gene encoding transcription factor PRE5 produces the protein MSSRRSRQSAGVPRITDDQIIELVSKLRQLLPEIRDRRTDKVSASKVLQETCNYIRSLHREVDDLSERLSQLLATIDADSPEAAIIRSLIM